A segment of the Bradyrhizobium sp. CCBAU 53340 genome:
CCCGTGATCACCGTGAGCATGTTGTTGAACTCGTGCGCGATGCCGCCGGTGAGCTGGCCGACTGCCTCCATCTTCTGGGCCTGGATCAACTGCTCCTCGGCGGCACGCTTCTGCGTCACGTCCTTGACGAAGACGTTGATGACGGTGCGGCCGCCGAGGCGAAGCGCCGTGCTCGACGCTTCGGCGAGAATCTCGTCGCCGTTCCGATGCACGAGGCTCACTTCGAAACGGATGCCGATCGGCGTGTCGGACAGTTCCGGCAACAGCCGCATCATGCGCTGCCTGAAGCCTGGTCGCTGCGGCTCGGCGACGAGGAGCTCGACGACGTCGGCGCCGATCGCCTCGGTGCGCGACCATCCGGTCAGGGCCTCGGCCTGAGGGCTCCACTCCAGCACAATTCCGCTGTCGTCGGTCTGAACGAAGGCATCGAGCGCGGTCCTGATGACGGCTTGCGTCATCTGCGCGCTGTCTGTGCGTGCCTGCGCCTGCTCCGCCAGTTGCGCGGCGATGCGCTTCTCTGATGTCGCGATCCTGGTTGCGCAAAGCCGTGCGAGCAGCACTGCCACAGCGGCGCTTGCGAGCAGGGCAACCATCTGGGCGGCGCCGAACCCGGAGCCGGTCACGGCATAGGAGACGAGGAGCGCCACAGCGGTCACGACGCCCTGTGCGGCCATCGCTGAGGTCAGAAGCCCGCTGAGTTTCATGGTCTCACACCACCGACATCAGCCGCGGATCCCCAAGGGGCCTCCAAGTCCGCCCTGTCAAATGAGTCCGGCTCCCCTGTGAGCTACAGACTCCCTGCGGCGGCGTCGAGGGCAATTTCCGGCGGTACCGGGGCGAGGTCTTCGTTCGGGCTCAACCTGCCGGCGAATCGGTCTGGCGCAGCGTCGTGACCCAGATGACGCGCGCCGTCTGTTGGGTCGGATTGTCGAACATGTGGGGGACGATGCTCGGAAAGCGGAAGCTGTCGCCCGCTTCGAGCACATGGGCCTGGTTGTCCAGCCACAGCCTCAGGCTGCCGGAGAGGATGTAGCCGGCCTTCTCGCCGGTGTGCTGCAGGAAGTCGGTGCCTGAGGACGCGCCGGGATTGAGCGTGAGCTCGTAGAGTTCGAGCTGTCCCTTGCCTTCCGGGGTGAGCGCTTCCTTGACGACGCCGCTGGCGGTGAGCCGCAGCAGCCGCCTGTTGTTCTTGCGCACGATGTAGCGCTGCACATCGGCGGGATCGCTGGTTTCGAAGAAATAGGAGATGGGCACATCGAGCGCGATAGAGAGCAGGCGCAGCGTGCGGATCGACGGCATGGCGCGCGCGCGTTCGAGCTGGCTGATCATGCCGGTGGACAGTCCGGTCTTGTTGGCGACGTCCTGGATCGAGAGGCCGGCGCGCTGGCGCAAGAGCCGTACGGTCTCGCCGAGGCGCGCATCGACCGCATCCTCGGCCTCGGTCGTCGGGGCGTCCTTCGGACTATCGGTGTCGCCGCGACCATCCATGTCGCTTCTCCCATGCATCTGCATCGTCTCGGCCGCGGACAGAATCGGTCCGAAGCTTCAGTCGGAGTGAAAAGATCGCGCATACTAGCAATGCGATTGACAGCTGTATTTAGTCATGGTGAAATTTTGATCGAAAAATTTAGAAGCACTAAAGCCCACTCCTGTCCCCTTGCCGGGGTCTCGGGGCGCGGGAGAGGTGCCGCGTGCGGGAACGGAGACTGGTCATGGCAGACAGCACCGGCAAGTTCGGCGTTGGCGGATTGCATCATCTCGGCATTCCAAATCGGCGGCAATTCTTCCAGCTCGGCGCAGGCGCCGCAGCAGGATGGACGCTGTCGGGCAACGCCTTTGCCCAGACGGAACGCCCGAGCAGTCCGCCGGACAAGCCGCGCGGGCAAGTGATCGCGGCGCTGTCGCAGGAGCCGACCGTATTTCATCCCTTGATGCCCGGTATCGAGGTCGACCAGGGCATCTGGTGGCAGGTGTTCTCGCTGCTCTGGTACATCGATCCCGAGGGCAATTTCGTTCC
Coding sequences within it:
- a CDS encoding helix-turn-helix domain-containing protein, translating into MDGRGDTDSPKDAPTTEAEDAVDARLGETVRLLRQRAGLSIQDVANKTGLSTGMISQLERARAMPSIRTLRLLSIALDVPISYFFETSDPADVQRYIVRKNNRRLLRLTASGVVKEALTPEGKGQLELYELTLNPGASSGTDFLQHTGEKAGYILSGSLRLWLDNQAHVLEAGDSFRFPSIVPHMFDNPTQQTARVIWVTTLRQTDSPAG